From a region of the Triticum aestivum cultivar Chinese Spring chromosome 7D, IWGSC CS RefSeq v2.1, whole genome shotgun sequence genome:
- the LOC123165679 gene encoding 40S ribosomal protein S27 produces MVLQNDIDLLNPPAELEKLKHKKKRLVQSPNSFFMDVKCQGCFNITTVFSHSQTVVVCPGCQTVLCQPTGGKARLTEGCSFRRKGD; encoded by the exons ATG gtgctgCAGAACGACATCGACCTCCTGAACCCGCCGGCGGAGCTCGAGAAGCTCAAGCACAAGAAGAAGCGCCTCGTCCAGTCCCCCAACTCCTTCTTCATG GACGTTAAGTGCCAGGGCTGCTTCAACAT CACTACTGTGTTCAGCCACTCCCAGACTGTCGTGGTGTGCCCAGGCTGCCAAACAGTGCTCTGCCAGCCAACGGGTGGCAAGGCCAGGCTAACCGAGGGTTGCTCCTTCCGCCGCAAGGGCGACTAA